CCTGGGACCGGCTGTTTATTCCCGCTTATTGGCTGATTCCGCTGCTGGACTTTGCCGCCATTTCCGCCCTTTACACGGGTGGGCGGAACTCAGTGACCGGGTTGAGCCTGTTGTGCGTCTTTCCGGTGTTCTGGCTCGCCTGGTCGGGTGCCGCGCGCTGGCTCGCCGGGCTGCTGGCCTTCGCCGGGACCTTGCTGGTGGTGTGGGGGCCGCTTCTCGCAGCCGGACGCACCACGTTGAGCGAACTGGCCAGCCCCATGCTGATTCCCCTGGTGATGGTGGGGATCTTCTGCACGGTTGTTGTGGTGGAGCGTGACACCACAGCCCAGCACAAGCGGCTTGTTTCCGCGGAGAATGAGCTCCAGGGCAATCTGCAGGCGAGCAGGGTTCATTCCCAGCTGCTCAACGGTGTGCTTGAGACGGTCGACGTCGGCGTGACCGCCCTGGACGCTACGGGGCGGACCATCCTGATGAACAACAGGCAGCGTATCAATCATGATCTGGCCGGGCTGGGCGGCGATTCGGATCCCGGCGATGACGCACTCATCTTCGGTCTGGATCAGGTCACGCAGCTGACCCATGCCCAGCGTCCCACCCAGCGGGCGATGCGCGAGGAATCCTTCTCGGATGTCATCGTTTGGGCAGGTACCGGAAAGCGCCAGCGTGCGCTGGCCGTCTGCGCCCGCGCTTTACGGGACGACGGCGTCTTCGCCGGCACGGTGCTCGCCTACAGTGACGTGACCGATGTGGTCAACGCCCTGAATGCCAAGGAAGACTTTGTCTCCAGCGTTTCGCACGAGCTGCGCACTCCCCTGACGTCTATTATCGGCTACCTCGATCTTGCTCTCGACGACGCCGAGGAACGGCATCTGGAAGGCCCGGTCCGCACCGGGCTGCTCGTGGCCCAACGCAACGCCGAGCGGCTGCTCACTCTGGTGTCCGACCTGCTGACCACGGCCTCCGGGGTGATGTCCCTCAGCAAGTCCGACGAGGATCTAGTCGAACTGGTGCGGACCGCCCTGGATTCCGCCGGCCCGAGGGCTGAAGCCGCCGGGGTGCAGCTCGGCAGTGATGTCCCCGCCACGCTGCCGGTCCGGGTGGATCCCGGGAGGATCCTGCAGGTGCTGGACAATCTGCTCTCCAACGCCGTCAAGTACTCCCCCGAGGGCGGGATCGTCACCGTGCGAGCTTGGGCAGAGGCCGACTCCGTGGTTCTGGAGGTCACGGATAACGGCATGGGGATGAGCCCTGAGGATCAGCGGGAGGTCTTCACCAAGTTTTTCCGCACGGGCCAGGTCAAGAAGGCTGCCATTCCCGGCGTGGGCCTCGGCTTGGTGATTACCAAGTCCATCGTAGAGGCCCATGACGGAACAATTAGCTTCACATCCGGACTTGGTGCCGGGACAACATTTCGAGCGATGCTTCCAAAGTTACCTGCTGCCTAACAAGTCTGGCACCGAATACGCCGTAAGAGCGTCTGGGATCCTCATCCTGCTTCTTGGCATCAGACCCGCCCACACTCGCCCATAGGTCGCGTCTCCTCGCCCCCAGTACGTCCTCTACGTCGGATGGAAAATAACCACCCCGCCCCAATTTGAACGCATGCTGTCCGGAACAAAAGACTAATCCCAATTAACATGCCTCCCACAAACACAGGATATATAGACGCTATGAGCGGCGACCTACCACCGGCATAATCACCCACTAAACACGCCAAGATGGCTAGCAGAGGTACATGCATGACATAGATCGGGAGAGTATTCCGACCCACATACCCGAAGATCGTCCGGAACCACGAAACTCGCGACAGAACGGCGACCACATTTATCCCAGCCCATACAGCAACAAATGCAGCGACTGTGCGGATACCAACGAACCTATCCAATCCCAGTAGATAAAGGCCCACGACCAGGCCATAAGAAACAACCGAGATTCCCGCGGTACGCGGGGTGGCGTCCCGACCTACACGTTGGAATATTCCGGGCATATAGCAGGCTGATATGAAAAAAACGAGATTCTGAGCCAACCTCGCAGGGACGCCGTCACCTGCAAACGCGTAGGCGCCAACAGAGATCAGACCGGTGACCACAAGAACCAGCCATACAGGGAGACGACTGAGCGCTTTAGCGCAAACAAAATATACCGCCAAAGCATAGAGATACCAAAGGCTCGATGACGGGACTAAAACAACCGCCATATAATCATGCAGCGAATGTACCGATATGCCATCAATACTTGATCCGAGACTACCATAAAGCGCAATAGCAATTGACATCCAGAGGACGTAGAGGTAGGCAGGCTGAACCACTTTTGGTACAACTACATCTCGCCACGGTCTCGCTACAGCTGACGCGGCCAACATACCAGAAACAACAAAAAAGAGGGGAATGCGAAGTGGAGTTAGAACCAAATGAAAGGCAGACCATATGCGCTCTATCGGCAGCAGGATTTCCCAGTCCAGTTGAAGATAATGCTTGTGATGCACGTGAACCATGACCACCAAGACCATACAGATCCCTTTAGCTGCATCCGCCCATGCCAGTCGACCAGAGTAAGACATATTTTTCCCAACAAAGAATAACGAGACCCACTCACCTTACATCAATACAATTGTCCTTCGTCCACCAGCGCGTGAAGGTTTTTCATGTTTATGCATGAACAACGCCAGCTCCGAACACTTATTAATGTGCGGACTTCGAGCTGGCGTTCTATGGGATCCCACCTTGCACCCCGACCATCGCTCAAAAGGGCTGATGCGGTTCTTCGCTAAAAGCTCTTCGGCACCGACCGCGGTGCATGATGGATTAGGCTGGTTGGATGGATATTAAGGAAATACTTAGGAACTCATTTGCGGCATCCCACCTCACTCCCGCCTCAGTCAGGGTGCGACTGCTCAGGCTGCTGGGATTGGATCTAGGAGCAAAGACCGCAATTGCTTCCGGTGTCACCTTCAAAGGGGGTTCGGTGACTACCGGTGAAGGCTGCTTCATTAACCATGGCGTCTATGTGGACCGTCGTGAACTTAGGTTGGGAAATAGGGTTTACATAGCCCCCCGCGTTATGTTCGCTACCCGCAACCACGAAATTGGACAAAGACACAAACGTGCAGGAGACAACCTAAACCAGCCAATCAGTGTCGGTAGCGGTACTTGGATTGGCGCTAACGCCACGATTCTTGGCGGCGTAAAAATTGCTTCCGGATGCATTATCGCGGCTGGGGCTGTCGTAACAAAAGATACGAAGGCCGATGGACTCTATGCAGGCGTCCCGGCCGTGCGAATAAAGGATTTGATATAACGAAAGAAGCCTACGAAGGGCCACTCGACCCAGTAACAATGTCCTGATGTCAACATTCTGCCAGCCGTGACCGCAATTTCGACAGATGGACCCAAATAATCGATGTTTTCAGAGCAGCATTTACGGCGAGCTAATCAAAAAATCATAGGGTATATGCCAGGCCCACATGCTTCTAAGGGTAACTTAGAGAACCCAGATGCTGCCCGATGATCGTTCTGAGCACGATCACGTCATTCGTAAGCAGTCATCTTGTCCAGAGTGGGCACGCTACTCAGCTTTAAAAGCCGTACTGGCATTTCTGCTGTCGACATGCTCAACCATGGAGTTGTCAGTAGTGCGAAGCTTCCCAATGCGTATGGCAAGGACCAAGCTCTTTAGAATATAACTGAGCGCCAAAGCAGCTGCTGCGCCTGAGATTCCAAACGCAGCCGTTCCGATAAATACACCCGCAAGAGTAATACAGGCGAAGACCAACCCGTTCACGGCAACAAACTTCTGATACCCCTGTCCTTGCAGCAAGGCACCCAACGACGGAGCCAAGCAGACGGGAGCGATCGAGACTAATGCCCATGCAAATACAGGCGCGGCCACGACAAAATCAGATCCAAAAAAGAGAACAACAATCTGTTCAGCAAACAATCCACCAAGCAATGCCACTACAATTCCAAGCAGCCCAACGACACACAGTTTTGTCCCTGCCCGTTTGACTTCCCTGGCGGAGCTTCGGGAAGCGTGAGGGACTAGGACTGCAGTAGCCGCTCCCCCAATCTGGTTTAGAGGTTTCGTCAGCCGGAAGGCGGCAGAGTAGTACCCAGTTGCTTGAACCGAAGTCAGGGCAGCTACAATCGTCGTATCAAGGTTCCTCGAGGAGGAGCTAATATTTTCAAGTACAAATGGTGAAAACTCTTTCCATAGCCCCAGACGCACCTGGGGCTTTTCCATGCCACGTAGACGCACTCTTAGGTCTAAGGCGACATGTGTGACTCCACAAATTGCGCTAACAACACATCCGAAAGCGTATGAAAGAACTGCATCATACGTTACATAATATGTGCCAACGAAGGTTGCAAGCATTGATAGGCGACGAACAAGGAGGTTGACGAATACTACACTTTTGACCCTATCTGCTACAGAAACGGTAAGGCCAGCCTCCGTAAACTGCTCCGCCGCCAAAGCGATTGGAATAAGTACCAACCATATATTCCATCCGCTCAAGATAACTGCTCCTGCAACACCAGTTGTTAGCATTACTGCAGCGGCAGAATTTCCGATAACACTCACGACCAGTCCGCCTGCGACAAGTGCATGCAACTCTTTAGCGCGGGAACGCGGGACGTGCACCGCGGCACCCCAATCCGACAACGCATAGAGGACCGCTGCGATACTGGTGATCACAGCTATGAGACCGAAGGCTTCAGCACCTGCCCACCTGACAAGAAGCAACAGTGACACTGCCTGGATGAGGGACGAAAGCCCTCGTGAAATAAGAAGGGCTGAAAACTGTTTCTTCATATGTATCTACTGCACCTTCATGAAGCGAAATGTCTGATGACGAGCGACGAATCTTGGATTTCCAATATGTAGGATCTCTCAACCCATCAAGATCTTACCCTTTCTGGAGTGTAACGGATCTAGCCAAAGGAGACGGGCTAGTCATTGAGTTCCAGTGCTACGAGGCGACTGCAGTTGAGAGCCTTTAGTATCTTCGACGGCGAAATCTCGCTTTTTTGCCCACGGAAGCAGGATAGTCGATACGACAATGGAATACACAACCAAGAACATTGTGGTCCAAAATGATGACCTACCCCAAAAAGCCATTAGACCTATAATAACAAGCGGCGGAACCGGACTAAACTTTGCGCCAAAGGTCCCTAGCGCAAAAAAAGCAAGGGTGGCAGCAGCAAACATCCACGGCACAGCACTCTCCCCAGATGCGAAGTCCGCCCAAGGGTTTCCGCCAACCCCAACATTAGTGACACCCAGTTCTTGAAAAACGGTCGAAAAGGTGGAGACTTCAAAGGGTCTCAGGGCTGCGGGCAGCATCAAAGCCGACTGACCAGCAAACGAAGTGGCTCCGACCGCCTCGGGGTCGATATAGCCGTAATATGCTGAAAGGAAAAGGCTGTTGGGCATTATCCATTCGTTCAGCCATACGAGCTTATTTTCACTCCATAACGTAGGAACGACAGTAAAAACCCACACACCGCAGATTAGGGCGCTAACGATCAAAGCCTTGATCCGACCGGAACGGTGACTGAGAAGCAAAATCGCGACAGCGGCAACCAGGGTCACGCTGAGGTAGTTCCGCCCACCCGCAAGAAGTGTTGGTAGCCACATCACGATGAAGCCGGACAGGTATCGCTTATGGCCCCCATTTGTGAGAGATCCATATAAAAGGACAACACTAAGCACTAAGGCAAAAACTACTCCAGCAGGACTGCTCGCGACCCAGAGTTGGGAACTGTACGTGTGCCTGGTTGCCTCCACTAGGGTCGAAAAATTGAACCCAACAAATATGACGTCGTGGATTCCTATAACAAGAGCTATGAGCCAGCTGATTGTAAAGACCTTGCCGGCATTCTTTGTCAGTGTATGGCCGTATAGAGCATTTTGGGTTGCTAAGCGAGCCGCTTTTTGAAATCGCTGTGAAACCCCAGTCACCACTCCCAATGCCGCAGTCAAAAGTAGTGATGATGCCTGAACAATTGCGGCATCTGAATAATCTGTATAAGTGGGGCGGGGATAATATGTAATATCCGCGAGGTACCCGAAGAACGAACCAACGGCGTATGGCAACGTCGCTAACAGACACATGTTTACAATAATCGAACGCCGTACCAAAAGAGATAGACAAATAAGGCCCACCAGGCTGCTAAGCATGGCCACCCACACGTCATCCTGCGTCAGTGCCATCAAGGCAACGCCGAGCGCCACCATTCCCCAAACAAACTCCTGGAAAAAATTGCCCTCTTTTCTTGTGTCTGTCAGAGCGCTTGAGCGCCCAGTCGCCACCGTAAGCATGTTGGTCACCCTAAGAGTCCTTGTACCCTCCCGCTGAGGATTGCCCAGTCGTCCCTAACGGTGCTGCCCCGGCTACGCAATCCACGGAGGGTAAGCCTGCCCACACTGCGAATTACTAGCTCCGCCTGACCAAGCAACCCGTAACGCAGCCGGTACACTCTCCCCGTTCCACGAGCATAATCACGCAACCTTTTTCTGTCGTGCTCTTGCTGCTTTGCACGATCAGTTATTTCAATCATTGAGACGTCCGGCTGATATCTAACTCTGAAGCCTCCCTCTATTGCTCGAAGAAGCACTTCTGTCCCTTCACCGGACTTCCATTGCGACGCTGCCCCGAGCCCCAAGTCTTCATTGTAGCTACCAATCCGGTCCATCATATGTCGAGACAAAAAGTATCCTGCCTCTATTGTGGTTGACCACACGTTTTTCTTGTTTACGTCAATAGGCTCGGTCCCAAACGCTATTCGGGTTTCCTCGCTCGGGTCTTCTGGCGAGACCCTTCCGCAGATTGCTCCCAAGTCACTGATAAAGTGGGCGGCGGCATTCTCAAAAGCGTTAAGACTATATTCAATATCGTCATCCGGAAGGGCGACAACATCCCAATCCGACACCAACGAATAAATCCCAGCGTTTCGAGCCTTTGAGAGTCCGATTGATGACGTCACCATGCGTGCACTGGGATAGGCACTGGCGATGATTAATGCCGCCGTCTCAGGCTGTTTCTGCGCCACAACCACCACCTCTACTGGAGGGAGGGTCTGCTTGGCGAGAGAGAGGAGGAGCCGTTCAAGTGAAGTAGGACTAGTGAGAGTTGGAATCACTACAGCTATTTTTGGGGCGGCCATCTATTCACATACTCGCATTCGTATTCATCTTTTACGGTTACTTGATACATCTGTAGTATTCTTCAACGCATCAATTATTCCCCTGCGACTTCCATACCTATCTGCAGTCGTACCTCTTATCAATTCTGAGTAGCTTCGGCGGGCATCTGGGTCATTGAGCAAGGCCTGTGCTTGTTGCAAAACTGCTACAGAATCAAAGCTGCGTGAGTTATGAACGAAATCGGCTAAGCCGAGGTCCGCGAAGGCACCGAAGCCCTTACGTTCATAGGCAAGGTGAATAACGAAGTGGCCCGCTCGCAATGCCATTAGGGCTCCGTGTAACCGCATGGCAATTACCACGCGGGGAGATTGGTTAGCGTCAGCAAACTCCGAACTAGTCAGTATCCGGACCGGGTTCAGATCGTTCATCGCCCCTTGGTCATCATTGCCGGAAGTGCTGCTCTGGACATATCCATCGAAAAATTTCACTAACTCGGCGAGCTCGATTACCGGTGCCGGCAATTTTCCCCTAACTTCACGGACAGACAACACGGGTGTAGGGTTTGGGGTTTTCTGCCAGTCTGGTCCGGTTACTGTCAATGCCGCCACATCAGGGACGCGGACGATGCCGACGCCATGAAGCTCCGCCAGACTTTTGTCATCACGCAACATGACGGTTTCCAACCGATGTAGTGCCTTATTTGCGATTGCCCTGGTTCCGTACCTGAGCGGACCGATGCTTTGGGGAAGGTACACAACAGACTTGCCCCGGAAAGCGGCGGCAACGAGCTGTGGGCCATGGATTAAGGCTGTCTTTATAAGTTCCAAGGGATAGCCTGCACGCAGATAACCCCCGCCTACGCCTACAACTAGGTCAAAGTTCATGATGTCCCGAAGAGTGCGGAGGTAGTCGGAATCGTATCCTCTTCGCCGAAAACCACTGTCGACAACCTTCAAACCTGTCAAATGATCGAAAGATTTTGGATGCGAAGCACACATTGTAATAGCTGCATCCTGCCCCAACGACTCACGGATAAGTTCAAGCGCCTCTTCCACCAGAAGCCCATCACCTCGGTTCTTGGCGCTATAGGCGTGGAGAATCAGTACTTTAGACATGCGTCAGCCCTTCATATACTGCAACATGGGCTGCAACGCTTCGTGCCCAAGAGAAATCGTCAGCCCATCGTTTGCCGTTTCTCAGGCAGTCCTCTCTCAGACGGGAATCCGATAACGCGAGTTCGATGGACTCGGCGAGACCATCGGCGTCCAGACCCGGCAGTAACAAGGACGGACCGGCAACATCGCGAAGAGAACCTCGGTCAGAGGACGCCACCACAGCCCCTGCAGCCAGAGCTTCGAGGACTGGAAAACCGAAACCCTCGTAAAGACTGGGAAAGATAAAAAGCGCGCAATTTTGCATCAATGCCACACGCTGCTGGTCGGTTACGAAACCCAGATAGATTACATTGTCTGAGGATTCGATAAGCTCCATCGTCTCACGGTGGTTCCATGCTGGTTTTCCAGCAATGACCAAAGGCACTCCAGTCGATCGTAGCCTCGGATCATTGAATGCCCGGATAAGATTGACCAAGTTCTTTCGCGGCTCTATGTTACCAACGTAGAGCGCATAAGCAGCTGGTAACTTTGGGAAAAGATCAAAATCAATTTCCTGTTTTTTACTAAACATTGGAACGTCGATTCCGTGAGGAATCACAGACAAGGCTTGACGGTCGATATCAAATACTGCAGATATATCATCAGCGCTTGATTCCGAAACCGTAATGATTCGATCAACTGACCGAACCGCTCTCTTGACTCGCCCCCGCCAAATTGCCTCTTGCCGTGCGTTGCGTGCGGTTGTGATCCATCGGCTCGCTACGCCGTGCAGTGTCAGCACAGAAGGCCGTGAGCACGATACTAACGGGCCCGTGTCCGCAACATAATGAAGGACTTCGCCCTTAGTCCCGCGTTTTATAGCCTGAAAGTTCTCACTCACCATGGTCATAAGAGGGTGCGAGTGGGCAGGCATTCGTCCTACTTCAATACCGGCGTCGTTCAGCCCCGCTGCAAGAGACCGAGCATACGTCGTGTTCCCGCCCACATGTTTGTCCAAAATCCTGGCCGGCATCATTACACGCAATCGAGCATCTCTTTTCTTTTTCGTGACGCGATCTCATACGCCCGATAGAGGCTAGCGCGCTGCGCTTCAGGAGTCATCATGGTCAACAGTTCATTATTGCTAGTCAAAAAATCGTTCCGCACGTCTGGGTCTCGCAGGTACGCGACGATTTTATTCGCAGCATCTTCAACGTTCGCCGCAGTTCTTACTGGGAACCCTCTGAAACTGGGGAGATCTCTCGCTAATACTGGCAACCCGGCTGCGGCGGCATCCAATACGCTCAGCGGGAAGCCCTCGTATGAAGCGCTATGAAAATACAGCGAGGCGTGAGAAAGCCTTTCAACAAGCTCAATGTCGTTCAACCAGCCCGTAACTTCCACTCCCCGGTCGTTCAGACTCTTGTGGTACTGAGTTTCGCCGTCACCTATCCAAGTAAACTTTGTGGCAATACCCTTCTCTTTGAGCGATTCATATACTGATGCGAAGAAAAGCGGATCCTTTTGACGAGCCAAGCGCCCTACCATCACGATCTCAGGAACGATCAGATCAGCCCTATTGATTGCCTTGGAATTCGTCGGAATGGATGGCACGTTTGGCAACCATACGATCTGCTCGCGAGAGATTACATTTTCAGCCAACTGGCGCTCGTGGGGAGACAAAGCGATTACCGCAGCAGTATTCTTACCCATTGCGATTTCAGCTTTCCGGTAAACCCATTTTAGAAGTCGGCCTCGATGCGGATCATCAAAAACGAAACAGTGGGGTTCGTAGACAACAGGTGTCTTTACAGTCCCGACTCGGGCATAAGCTCCGGCCCAACTCGAGTGAGCATGGATGAGGTCTGCCTCGAAATCCTCTGCTACAGCCTTAACCTGGGCTGATCTTCCAATGAATCCCTTGGCCAGTGGGATGGTGCCGGAATATTCCAGGGCGGAGTCCCCCAGGTGCTCTCCGTCTGCGAGAAGAAAGTGCTCAAGTTCCGGCGTTAGACGAACCATCGTCTCAATGGCCCTTCGGACCCCGCCTTCGTAGCACTCTGTAACATGAAGGATCCGCATTTATCTCCTGTGATTTTTCAGCTGAAAGCCTCACGGCTATAGCGAGTCTGCGACGTCCCTGAGAAAAAGCTGATTCGCTACCGATGAGTCTGAGGATTTTCCAGTCTATTCCACTCAGTAGCCGCATGACGTGATCTTCATGCATCAGCATCCTCTCGATGTCGTTATGCCGTATAGAGGATACGGACTATTCTAAGGTCCGGGAGAGGCAAGTGTCTGACCCTGTAATCGAACTGGAAGGCCTTGCGTTGGAGTTAATCGATTATCTACGGATTGCGCGTCGTAACTGGATGTGGCTAGTATCCCTCCCACTGCTTGGCCTGCTTGCGGCCGCCCTCCTGGTGTTGACCGTTACCCCGAGCTACGCTTCCACGACGCAGCTTTTTGTCGCGACGCAAAGTTCGGGTTCAGTCTCAGAACTTCAAGTGGCCAATACCTTTAGCCAGGACCGGGTCCAATCATATGTGCAGACGGTTAAGACCCCAGCGGTCCTCCAACCTGTAATAGACGATCTTGGTCTAGAAGAGTCGTCCGCTCAGCTCGCAAGCCGCATTACGACGAGTGCGGAACGAGGCACTGTCCTTATCAGGATATCTGCATCGGACTCGTCTCCCGTTCGGGCCGCTGCAATTGCTCAGGCGACCGCCCAGAATCTCATTAAAACTGTCACGGAACTGGAAACTCCTAGCGGAGAATTAACCTCTCCGGTCAAGATGACTGTTGTGACTCCTGCTGTTGCACCCTCATCACCGAGTTCTCCGGCATCGAAGCAGTATCTACTTATTGGCCTCTTGGCCGGACTAGCCGCAGCCGTGGCCGTAG
This genomic interval from Arthrobacter citreus contains the following:
- a CDS encoding HAMP domain-containing sensor histidine kinase, encoding MRISGVAFLSSSMHRVLVLLGIRHEFHELSLRLRVALSQFPLVVSVLLALPLVALVNPETFREDSFQLGLVVLAAASAASVAIPWDRLFIPAYWLIPLLDFAAISALYTGGRNSVTGLSLLCVFPVFWLAWSGAARWLAGLLAFAGTLLVVWGPLLAAGRTTLSELASPMLIPLVMVGIFCTVVVVERDTTAQHKRLVSAENELQGNLQASRVHSQLLNGVLETVDVGVTALDATGRTILMNNRQRINHDLAGLGGDSDPGDDALIFGLDQVTQLTHAQRPTQRAMREESFSDVIVWAGTGKRQRALAVCARALRDDGVFAGTVLAYSDVTDVVNALNAKEDFVSSVSHELRTPLTSIIGYLDLALDDAEERHLEGPVRTGLLVAQRNAERLLTLVSDLLTTASGVMSLSKSDEDLVELVRTALDSAGPRAEAAGVQLGSDVPATLPVRVDPGRILQVLDNLLSNAVKYSPEGGIVTVRAWAEADSVVLEVTDNGMGMSPEDQREVFTKFFRTGQVKKAAIPGVGLGLVITKSIVEAHDGTISFTSGLGAGTTFRAMLPKLPAA
- a CDS encoding acyltransferase family protein, with protein sequence MSYSGRLAWADAAKGICMVLVVMVHVHHKHYLQLDWEILLPIERIWSAFHLVLTPLRIPLFFVVSGMLAASAVARPWRDVVVPKVVQPAYLYVLWMSIAIALYGSLGSSIDGISVHSLHDYMAVVLVPSSSLWYLYALAVYFVCAKALSRLPVWLVLVVTGLISVGAYAFAGDGVPARLAQNLVFFISACYMPGIFQRVGRDATPRTAGISVVSYGLVVGLYLLGLDRFVGIRTVAAFVAVWAGINVVAVLSRVSWFRTIFGYVGRNTLPIYVMHVPLLAILACLVGDYAGGRSPLIASIYPVFVGGMLIGISLLFRTACVQIGAGWLFSIRRRGRTGGEETRPMGECGRV
- a CDS encoding acyltransferase; the protein is MDIKEILRNSFAASHLTPASVRVRLLRLLGLDLGAKTAIASGVTFKGGSVTTGEGCFINHGVYVDRRELRLGNRVYIAPRVMFATRNHEIGQRHKRAGDNLNQPISVGSGTWIGANATILGGVKIASGCIIAAGAVVTKDTKADGLYAGVPAVRIKDLI
- a CDS encoding lipopolysaccharide biosynthesis protein → MKKQFSALLISRGLSSLIQAVSLLLLVRWAGAEAFGLIAVITSIAAVLYALSDWGAAVHVPRSRAKELHALVAGGLVVSVIGNSAAAVMLTTGVAGAVILSGWNIWLVLIPIALAAEQFTEAGLTVSVADRVKSVVFVNLLVRRLSMLATFVGTYYVTYDAVLSYAFGCVVSAICGVTHVALDLRVRLRGMEKPQVRLGLWKEFSPFVLENISSSSRNLDTTIVAALTSVQATGYYSAAFRLTKPLNQIGGAATAVLVPHASRSSAREVKRAGTKLCVVGLLGIVVALLGGLFAEQIVVLFFGSDFVVAAPVFAWALVSIAPVCLAPSLGALLQGQGYQKFVAVNGLVFACITLAGVFIGTAAFGISGAAAALALSYILKSLVLAIRIGKLRTTDNSMVEHVDSRNASTAFKAE
- a CDS encoding glycosyltransferase family 2 protein, translating into MAAPKIAVVIPTLTSPTSLERLLLSLAKQTLPPVEVVVVAQKQPETAALIIASAYPSARMVTSSIGLSKARNAGIYSLVSDWDVVALPDDDIEYSLNAFENAAAHFISDLGAICGRVSPEDPSEETRIAFGTEPIDVNKKNVWSTTIEAGYFLSRHMMDRIGSYNEDLGLGAASQWKSGEGTEVLLRAIEGGFRVRYQPDVSMIEITDRAKQQEHDRKRLRDYARGTGRVYRLRYGLLGQAELVIRSVGRLTLRGLRSRGSTVRDDWAILSGRVQGLLG
- a CDS encoding polysaccharide pyruvyl transferase family protein is translated as MSKVLILHAYSAKNRGDGLLVEEALELIRESLGQDAAITMCASHPKSFDHLTGLKVVDSGFRRRGYDSDYLRTLRDIMNFDLVVGVGGGYLRAGYPLELIKTALIHGPQLVAAAFRGKSVVYLPQSIGPLRYGTRAIANKALHRLETVMLRDDKSLAELHGVGIVRVPDVAALTVTGPDWQKTPNPTPVLSVREVRGKLPAPVIELAELVKFFDGYVQSSTSGNDDQGAMNDLNPVRILTSSEFADANQSPRVVIAMRLHGALMALRAGHFVIHLAYERKGFGAFADLGLADFVHNSRSFDSVAVLQQAQALLNDPDARRSYSELIRGTTADRYGSRRGIIDALKNTTDVSSNRKR
- a CDS encoding glycosyltransferase family 1 protein, whose product is MMPARILDKHVGGNTTYARSLAAGLNDAGIEVGRMPAHSHPLMTMVSENFQAIKRGTKGEVLHYVADTGPLVSCSRPSVLTLHGVASRWITTARNARQEAIWRGRVKRAVRSVDRIITVSESSADDISAVFDIDRQALSVIPHGIDVPMFSKKQEIDFDLFPKLPAAYALYVGNIEPRKNLVNLIRAFNDPRLRSTGVPLVIAGKPAWNHRETMELIESSDNVIYLGFVTDQQRVALMQNCALFIFPSLYEGFGFPVLEALAAGAVVASSDRGSLRDVAGPSLLLPGLDADGLAESIELALSDSRLREDCLRNGKRWADDFSWARSVAAHVAVYEGLTHV
- a CDS encoding glycosyltransferase, producing the protein MRILHVTECYEGGVRRAIETMVRLTPELEHFLLADGEHLGDSALEYSGTIPLAKGFIGRSAQVKAVAEDFEADLIHAHSSWAGAYARVGTVKTPVVYEPHCFVFDDPHRGRLLKWVYRKAEIAMGKNTAAVIALSPHERQLAENVISREQIVWLPNVPSIPTNSKAINRADLIVPEIVMVGRLARQKDPLFFASVYESLKEKGIATKFTWIGDGETQYHKSLNDRGVEVTGWLNDIELVERLSHASLYFHSASYEGFPLSVLDAAAAGLPVLARDLPSFRGFPVRTAANVEDAANKIVAYLRDPDVRNDFLTSNNELLTMMTPEAQRASLYRAYEIASRKRKEMLDCV